CGAAGTCGGGCGCCCGAGTGGGGCGCGGCGGGGGTCCGACTCAACGTCCTGGTGCCGGGCAACATGGCGACGCCGATGCTCGACGGGGTCTACGCGACGCCGGGGATCGGGGACGACACGCGACGGATGCCCGTGCCGCTCGGGCGCGACGGCGACGCGGCCGAGGTCGCGGGGGTGGCGGCCTTCCTGCTCGGAGAAGACGCGTCCTACCTGCACGGGGCCGCGATCCCCGTCGATGGCGGCGTCCTGGCCGGGCTCCAACCGGACCCCTTCGCCGGCCCTGGATTCGCGAAATAGGGAGACGACCGTGAGCGAAGACGCGAACACGATCTACATGATCGACGAGATCGAGCTGCACCCCGATCGTCTGGAGTCCTTCCTCGAGGCCTTCGAGGCGGACTACCGCCCTCTCGCGCAGCAGCGCGGCATGGAGCTGCTCCATACCTGGGTGACTCCACCGGAGGGGCCCCCGGACCTCGGCGAGACGGTCCTCTTCGTCTGGGGCCTCGCGGGCATCCCGGGCTTCTGGCAGATGCGGAGCCAGACGGGCCTCCCGGGCATCACCGAATGGTGGCGCCAGTGCGACGACTTCTGCAAGCGACGAACGCGCCGCTTCGCCGTCGCGCCGGAATCCCGTGACGCCTTCCGCGCCGCCGGGAGGATCCACGCATGACCCGACGCATCGTCGCGACCGCCACCCTTCCCGACGAGCTCGGCGCCGCCGATCGCCAGCGCGTATGCGAGGCCCTCGAACGACTCGGCGGCCTCGTTTCCGAGCTCAGCCATTCGCACGCGGGCCTGCACGTCGAGGGCTCGGTCGGCGGTGGGGACCTGACCTGGGACTTCGCCGTCCCCGATCCGGAGGCGCTTCGCGAGCTGACGACGCTCCTCGACACGGAGGGCTGGGCGGGGCTCTTCAGGTGCGCGCAGGCGGACGAACGCGCCTGCCTCGCGCGCGTGGAGCAGATCGAGGGTTGGCTCGTCGAGCCGGTCGCCGCGAACGTGCCGCACGCGGATCTGGTCGGCATCAAACGCACGAATCTCGTCCGCGTGCTGGACGACGCGGCGACCGACGCCGTCGACCGGTGGCAACGGGAAGTCCCGGTCCTCGCGGACCACGTCCCCGCCATCCGCAATTGGAGCCTCGCCCGTGTCCGCGCGATCGGACCGACTTCGCCGCGCGTTCGCTGGACCCACGTCTGGGAGCAGGAGTTCGAGACCCTCGCAGGACTGCTCGAGGACTACATGGCGAGCCCCTACCACTGGGGCCACCTCGACGGCTGGTACGACGTCGAGATGCCCCACTGCATCATGGATCCGGACCTGGCCCACCTCTACTGCAACGCCAAGCAGAACGTGCTGTCGTGGATGGGCACGTCGGCCTGAACCCGACGCTTCGCCGATCGAAGGGGATCTCAGCGCCGGCGCCGCCTGCCCGCCTCCCCCAGATCCTCGAGCACCAGATAGGCACTGGGGACCAGGAAGAGCGAGATTGCCGTCGCGAAGATGACGCCGAAGGCCAACGAAGTCGCCATCGGTACGAGGAAACGCGCACCGAGCCGATCCTCGAGCAGCAGCGGCGTGAGGCCGGCGAACGTCGTGAGCGACGTGAGGATGATCGGTCGAAATCGCGAAACGCCCGCCTGCGAGAGTGCTTCGACGACGTCGGCGCCGTTCGCACGTCGTCGATTCACGCCGTCCACGAGGACCAGGCTCGAGTTCACGACGACCCCCGAGAGCGCGACCACGCCGAAGATCGAGATCATGCTGAAGTCGAGGCCCATGATGACGTGACCCACCATCGCGC
The genomic region above belongs to bacterium and contains:
- a CDS encoding Dabb family protein, which encodes MTRRIVATATLPDELGAADRQRVCEALERLGGLVSELSHSHAGLHVEGSVGGGDLTWDFAVPDPEALRELTTLLDTEGWAGLFRCAQADERACLARVEQIEGWLVEPVAANVPHADLVGIKRTNLVRVLDDAATDAVDRWQREVPVLADHVPAIRNWSLARVRAIGPTSPRVRWTHVWEQEFETLAGLLEDYMASPYHWGHLDGWYDVEMPHCIMDPDLAHLYCNAKQNVLSWMGTSA